A single region of the Chionomys nivalis chromosome 5, mChiNiv1.1, whole genome shotgun sequence genome encodes:
- the LOC130874904 gene encoding 60S ribosomal protein L36-like, which yields MDLRYPMAVGLNKGHKVTKNVSQPRHSRRRGRLTKHTKFVWDMIREVCGFAPYERRAMELLKVSKDKRALKFIKKRVGTHIRAKRKREELSNVLAAMRNAAAKKD from the coding sequence ATGGACCTGCGCTACCCCATGGCCGTGGGCCTCAACAAGGGCCACAAGGTGACGAAGAACGTAAGCCAGCCGAGGCACAGCCGGCGGCGCGGGCGCCTCACAAAGCACACCAAGTTCGTGTGGGACATGATCCGGGAGGTGTGCGGCTTCGCGCCCTACGAGCGGCGCGCCATGGAGCTGCTCAAGGTGTCCAAGGACAAGCGCGCGCTCAAGTTCATCAAGAAGCGGGTGGGCACGCACATACGCGCCAAGAGGAAGCGGGAGGAGCTGAGCAACGTGCTGGCCGCCATGAGGAACGCGGCGGCCAAGAAGGACTGA